The Henckelia pumila isolate YLH828 chromosome 2, ASM3356847v2, whole genome shotgun sequence genome includes a window with the following:
- the LOC140883012 gene encoding protein FAR1-RELATED SEQUENCE 5-like: MAITRADEALEKFFGGSEERGKMMELRMQGLEAKMEELGEIRVIVQQILKGMRNKVTENEREESNWQAKDKGTKETINREEFGGEQNTGNLFGRNFGFDEMKHAMKRIDLPSFDGDDPLGWIAKAEHYFEINSTPRQHWVLIACNFMEGPTLHWYRWIKKKIQELTWERLTKELLIVSLQGTLFRPASLRLLSLLAFLFSGISCGFHISILRQSKNLIDQPTFLMDFSSDFEFKPEIGMIFNSLDEAWKLWINYGGKTGFGVRKHFFNKNKNGIITSYKYVCCKEGVCKEDKRDSLTINPRLQTRTNCKVRMGVKHVDNKYKVYEFIEEHNHPLHLLEATHMLASQRKVTEVQAYEIDLAKDVGLKQKSTFQLSSIHAGGRDGLGYTILDAKNYIRSKRQRSMVYGEIGCLMRYFQQQLSKNPSFYHANQMDLEEKITNVFWADARMLIDYEYFGDVVSLDTKYCTNRAHRPLAIFSEAHKQKKPLTIFTDQDQAMAKALHEVMPEIFHGLCTWHLMQNGIKHLGNLMKDGSHFLTDFKRCMYGIDDETEFEESWRFLLEKYNVHENTWLQSTYNIKQKWATCYMKNAFTLGMRSTQLSESVNSDMKSCMTPELDIMQFFKHFERVLEDKRYNELRCEFEARQKLPRLKLESSPMLRQLSEIYTPTVFHLFQMEFVLFAAAYIKYRNETQPLFEYVVGLIDKDGEWKVTFNPNTKMILCSCKKFEMTGLLCCHVVKVYDVMDVKKLPEHYILNRWTRKARSGVVHDYMGNEVEEDPKLQSTEWYRKLCMMLVRLATEASVHPLTFSLVHNSVCDLTKKVMEMRLTEVSQDSEGANTISLVPSMTQAKGFKKRIGVKKSRRLKSWVELQSKRRKTNLRVKDIETHGEQSISCSAPPVPHAHLQATGGQFNFTEFMMAPLDHPEYSLEAMDFNENISNTYS; the protein is encoded by the exons ATGGCGATCACACGTGCTGATGAAGCATTAGAAAAGTTTTTCGGAGGATCGGAGGAGCGGGGCAAAATGATGGAGCTGCGGATGCAAGGTTTGGAGGCAAAAATGGAGGAGCTAGGGGAAATTCGAGTTATAGTACAACAAATTTTGAAAGGAATGAGAAACAAAGTGACAGAGAATGAGAGGGAGGAAAGTAACTGGCAAGCCAAAGACAAAGGAACGAAGGAGACAATTAACCGAGAAGAATTTGGGGGCGAACAGAATACTGGTAACTTATTTGGGAGAAATTTTGGATTCGACGAGATGAAGCATGCTATGAAGAGGATTGATCTACCTTCGTTTGACGGGGACGATCCACTTGGGTGGATTGCCAAAGCTGAACACTATTTTGAAATCAACTCCACTCCTCGACAACATTGGGTTCTGATTGCTTGTAATTTCATGGAGGGTCCAACGTTGCATTGGTATCGTTGGATTaaaaagaaaattcaagaattaacATGGGAGCGATTAACTAAAGAGCT ATTGATAGTTAGTTTGCAAGGAACACTGTTTCGACCAGCCTCCTTGAGGCTTCTATCACTTCTGGCATTCCTCTTCTCTGGTATTAGTTGTGG ATTTCATATATCAATACTGAGACAATCCAAAAATCTAATTGATCAGCCGACATTCTTGATGGATTTCAGTTCAGATTTTGAATTCAAGCCTGAGATTGGTATGATATTTAATAGCCTAGATGAGGCTTGGAAGTTATGGATTAACTATGGTGGAAAAACTGGATTTGGAGTTCGAAAGCATTTTTTTAACAAGAACAAGAATGGCATAATAACTTCATACAAATATGTTTGTTGCAAGGAAGGTGTTTGCAAGGAAGACAAAAGAGATTCTTTGACAATTAATCCTCGGCTTCAGACTCGAACAAATTGTAAAGTAAGAATGGGAGTCAAACACGTGGACAATAAGTATAAGGTTTATGAGTTTATCGAAGagcataatcatcctctccatCTTCTAGAGGCAACTCACATGTTAGCTTCCCAACGTAAAGTTACAGAAGTCCAGGCCTATGAGATTGATTTGGCAAAGGATGTTGGGCTTAAACAAAAATCAACTTTTCAGTTGTCAAGTATACATGCAGGAGGAAGAGATGGTCTAGGTTATACCATTTTGGATGCTAAAAACTATATTCGATCCAAAAGACAGAGAAGTATGGTATATGGGGAAATTGGTTGTCTGATGCGTTATTTTCAACAACAATTATCCAAAAATCCATCATTTTACCATGCTAATCAGATGGATTTGGAAGAGAAGATAACTAATGTTTTTTGGGCCGATGCAAGAATGTTAATTGACTATGAATACTTTGGAGATGTTGTGTCATTGGATACCAAATATTGTACAAATCGTGCACACCGTCCACTTGCTATATTTTCAG AGGCACACAAGCAAAAAAAGCCTCTAACTATCTTTACCGATCAGGATCAAGCCATGGCAAAGGCCTTGCATGAAGTGATGCCTGAGATATTTCATGGATTGTGCACATGGCACTTAATGCAAAATGGCATCAAGCATTTGGGAAATTTGATGAAGGATGGTTCTCATTTTTTAACTGATTTTAAGAGGTGCATGTATGGTATTGATGATGAGACTGAATTTGAAGAGTCGTGGAGGTTTTTACTTGAAAAATATAATGTTCATGAAAACACATGGCTGCAATCTACTTACAATATAAAGCAGAAATGGGCAACTTGTTATATGAAGAATGCTTTTACTCTTGGTATGAGGAGCACACAACTAAGTGAGAGTGTCAATTCTGATATGAAGAGTTGTATGACGCCAGAGTTAGACATAATGCAATTTTTCAAGCACTTTGAAAGGGTCCTGGAGGATAAGAGGTACAACGAGCTGAGGTGTGAATTTGAGGCACGACAAAAATTACCGAGATTAAAACTAGAGAGTTCTCCTATGTTGCGTCAACTTTCTGAAATTTATACCCCTACTGTGTTTCATTTATTTCAAAtggagtttgttttgttcgcaGCTGCTTACATTAAATATAGAAATGAAACTCAACCattatttgaatatgttgtcgGGTTAATAGATAAGGACGGAGAATGGAAGGTGACATTTAATCCCAATACCAAGATGATTTTATGTAGTTGTAAAAAATTTGAGATGACTGGATTATTGTGTTGTCATGTTGTGAAAGTGTATGATGTGATGGACGTGAAAAAACTTCCAGAGCATTATATCTTGAATAGGTGGACAAGAAAAGCTCGAAGTGGAGTGGTGCATGATTATATGGGCAATGAAGTAGAAGAAGATCCTAAGCTACAAAGTACAGAATGGTATAGGAAACTTTGTATGATGCTCGTAAGACTAGCAACTGAAGCATCTGTCCATCCATTAACTTTCTCTTTGGTGCATAATTCGGTTTGTGATCTAACTAAGAAGGTCATGGAAATGCGTCTGACAGAAGTGAGCCAAGACAGCGAAGGGGCTAACACAATATCATTAGTACCTTCCATGACACAGGCAAAGGGGTTCAAGAAGAGAATTGGTGTGAAAAAATCAAGACGATTGAAAAGTTGGGTAGAACTTCAATCAAAACGAAGAAAAACAAATTTGAGAGTCAAG GACATTGAGACACATGGAGAACAATCAATATCTTGTTCAGCACCTCCGGTACCTCATGCGCATCTTCAAGCAACTGGAGGTCAATTCAATTTCACTGAATTCATGatg GCGCCACTTGACCATCCTGAGTATTCTCTTGAAGCCATGGATTTCAATGAAAATATATCCAATACATATTCTTGA
- the LOC140881984 gene encoding 2-C-methyl-D-erythritol 4-phosphate cytidylyltransferase, chloroplastic-like isoform X2, whose amino-acid sequence MSTHQLAISISPLFLRNDSPISIKFLPFVSNNPTRFKNYSVSSSRYASKVNSLEGQRFFHSRITCSADAAKGSEVVLKEKSVSVVLLAGGKGKRMGASMPKQYLPLLGQPIALYSFYTFSKMLEVKEIVVVCDPSYQDIFEDAKENIQVDLKFALPGKERQDSVYSGLEAIDSNSELVCIHDSARPLVLTEDITQVLKDGWLVGAAVLGVPAKATIKEANSDGFVVKTLDRKTLWEMQTPQVVKPELLKKGFELVNREGLEVTDDVSIVEHLKHPVYITEGCYTNIKVTTPDDLLLAERILNPDS is encoded by the exons ATGTCAACACATCAATTGGCTATTTCTATTTCTCCACTTTTCTTGAGAAATGATTCCCCAATTTCCATCAAATTTTTGCCATTTGTCTCCAATAATCCGACCCGTTTCAAGAATTACTCAGTTTCTTCTTCCAGATATGCTAGCAAAGTTAATTCTTTGGAGGGACAGAGATTTTTCCATTCAAGAATCACTTGCTCTGCGGATGCTGCAAAG GGTTCTGAAGTGGTGTTGAAAGAGAAAAGTGTATCTGTCGTCCTGCTCGCAGGAGGAAAGGGCAAAAGAATGGGT gcAAGCATGCCAAAACAGTATCTTCCACTTCTGGGCCAACCAATTGCATTGTACAG TTTTTATACTTTCTCAAAGATGCTTGAAGTGAAGGAAATTGTTGTCGTATGTGATCCTTCTTATCAAGATATTTTTGAAG ATGCCAAGGAGAACATCCAAGTGGACCTGAAATTTGCATTACCCGGAAAGGAGAGACAAGATTCTGTATATAGTGGATTAGAG GCAATTGATTCAAATTCTGAGCTTGTCTGCATTCATGATTCCGCTAGACCTCTTGTATTAACTGAAGATATAACCCAG GTTCTTAAGGATGGTTGGCTTGTTGGGGCAGCTGTATTAGGTGTTCCTGCTAAAGCTACAATTAAAGAG GCAAATAGTGACGGTTTCGTGGTAAAAACTTTGGACAGAAAGACGCTTTGGGAAATGCAAACTCCCCAG GTTGTTAAACCTGAATTGCTCAAGAAAGGTTTTGAATTGGTTAATAG GGAAGGTCTTGAAGTCACTGATGACGTATCGATTGTAGAGCATCTTAAGCATCCGGTTTACATTACCGAAGGATGCTACACCAACATCaag GTTACAACCCCGGATGATCTATTACTTGCTGAGAGAATATTGAATCCTGATTCTTGA
- the LOC140881984 gene encoding 2-C-methyl-D-erythritol 4-phosphate cytidylyltransferase, chloroplastic-like isoform X1 produces the protein MSTHQLAISISPLFLRNDSPISIKFLPFVSNNPTRFKNYSVSSSRYASKVNSLEGQRFFHSRITCSADAAKQGSEVVLKEKSVSVVLLAGGKGKRMGASMPKQYLPLLGQPIALYSFYTFSKMLEVKEIVVVCDPSYQDIFEDAKENIQVDLKFALPGKERQDSVYSGLEAIDSNSELVCIHDSARPLVLTEDITQVLKDGWLVGAAVLGVPAKATIKEANSDGFVVKTLDRKTLWEMQTPQVVKPELLKKGFELVNREGLEVTDDVSIVEHLKHPVYITEGCYTNIKVTTPDDLLLAERILNPDS, from the exons ATGTCAACACATCAATTGGCTATTTCTATTTCTCCACTTTTCTTGAGAAATGATTCCCCAATTTCCATCAAATTTTTGCCATTTGTCTCCAATAATCCGACCCGTTTCAAGAATTACTCAGTTTCTTCTTCCAGATATGCTAGCAAAGTTAATTCTTTGGAGGGACAGAGATTTTTCCATTCAAGAATCACTTGCTCTGCGGATGCTGCAAAG CAGGGTTCTGAAGTGGTGTTGAAAGAGAAAAGTGTATCTGTCGTCCTGCTCGCAGGAGGAAAGGGCAAAAGAATGGGT gcAAGCATGCCAAAACAGTATCTTCCACTTCTGGGCCAACCAATTGCATTGTACAG TTTTTATACTTTCTCAAAGATGCTTGAAGTGAAGGAAATTGTTGTCGTATGTGATCCTTCTTATCAAGATATTTTTGAAG ATGCCAAGGAGAACATCCAAGTGGACCTGAAATTTGCATTACCCGGAAAGGAGAGACAAGATTCTGTATATAGTGGATTAGAG GCAATTGATTCAAATTCTGAGCTTGTCTGCATTCATGATTCCGCTAGACCTCTTGTATTAACTGAAGATATAACCCAG GTTCTTAAGGATGGTTGGCTTGTTGGGGCAGCTGTATTAGGTGTTCCTGCTAAAGCTACAATTAAAGAG GCAAATAGTGACGGTTTCGTGGTAAAAACTTTGGACAGAAAGACGCTTTGGGAAATGCAAACTCCCCAG GTTGTTAAACCTGAATTGCTCAAGAAAGGTTTTGAATTGGTTAATAG GGAAGGTCTTGAAGTCACTGATGACGTATCGATTGTAGAGCATCTTAAGCATCCGGTTTACATTACCGAAGGATGCTACACCAACATCaag GTTACAACCCCGGATGATCTATTACTTGCTGAGAGAATATTGAATCCTGATTCTTGA
- the LOC140882816 gene encoding NADH dehydrogenase [ubiquinone] 1 beta subcomplex subunit 3-B-like yields MAKPLGSTGEFFKRRDEWRKHPMLSNQWRHATPGLGIALVAFGIYLVGETAYNKIYAPKSHSHTTSSSSH; encoded by the coding sequence ATGGCGAAGCCGCTGGGATCCACCGGAGAGTTCTTCAAGCGGCGCGACGAGTGGCGGAAGCACCCAATGTTGTCGAATCAGTGGCGTCACGCCACCCCCGGCCTTGGTATCGCGCTTGTTGCCTTCGGTATATACCTTGTCGGAGAAACCGCGTATAACAAGATCTACGCTCCCAAATCTCATTCTCATACCACCTCTTCTTCTTCTCACTGA